The following coding sequences lie in one Alicyclobacillus curvatus genomic window:
- a CDS encoding MerR family transcriptional regulator, which yields MDLESRKQLPLFSIGIVEKLTGLSARQIRYYEQHELVKPARSAGNQRLFSFVDVERLIQVSALLDEGLNMEGVKARIQRLMASQSQDKDKKQSEPTDHQVYERMRQEMLEHPGGPGSSEFQGDLFRFYRKR from the coding sequence ATGGACCTGGAGTCCCGTAAGCAGTTGCCACTATTTTCAATCGGTATTGTGGAGAAACTGACTGGGTTGTCGGCGCGGCAAATTCGGTACTATGAGCAGCACGAGTTGGTGAAACCTGCAAGGTCAGCGGGGAATCAGCGTCTTTTTTCGTTTGTCGACGTGGAGCGACTCATCCAGGTCAGCGCGCTGCTTGACGAGGGACTCAACATGGAAGGCGTGAAGGCGCGAATTCAGCGTCTCATGGCTAGTCAGAGTCAGGACAAGGACAAGAAGCAGAGTGAACCGACAGACCATCAGGTCTATGAACGGATGCGTCAGGAGATGCTCGAACACCCAGGCGGTCCCGGTTCCTCGGAGTTCCAAGGCGACCTCTTCCGGTTCTACAGAAAACGGTAG
- a CDS encoding methionine gamma-lyase family protein — protein MTGHNLQLDELLREAETRLQERFRHIDITARHNQQKVLEAFWAERVSSSDLSGTTGYGLDDLGRDKLERIYAQAFGAEAALVRPQIVSGTHALRLGLFGVLRPGDEIVFATGKPYDTLEGVIGLRPVSGSLAEWGVSHKIVPLQADGGVDMPQVLAAIGPKTKAVFFQRSRGYAMRPALSVRTLGECFAQVRKVTQTAVIMVDNCYGEFVERLEPSAVGAHLVMGSLIKNPGAGIMTTGGYVVGTAEAVSHAAEQLTAPGVGGEYGPTHDFLRSLYQSIFLAPHVVSQALKGSLLAAYVLHRLGLTVSPGWEEERSDLILSVTFGDPNKLLAFCRAVQGTAPIDSFVRPEADAMAGYDDPVVMAAGTFVQGGSLELSADAPMRPPFVGYLQGGLTYEHVYLAVRRIAKELLSMSGN, from the coding sequence ATGACAGGCCATAATCTTCAACTTGATGAGCTGTTGCGCGAAGCGGAAACGCGTTTGCAGGAGCGTTTTCGACACATCGACATCACAGCTCGTCATAACCAACAAAAAGTGCTCGAAGCCTTCTGGGCCGAGCGGGTGAGTTCGAGCGACCTGTCCGGCACGACCGGGTATGGTCTCGATGACCTCGGCAGGGATAAGCTGGAACGCATCTACGCGCAGGCGTTTGGAGCAGAAGCAGCCTTGGTCCGCCCACAGATTGTATCGGGAACGCACGCCCTTCGGCTGGGGTTGTTTGGTGTGCTCAGACCGGGTGACGAGATTGTGTTCGCTACGGGAAAGCCGTATGACACACTGGAAGGCGTCATTGGACTACGGCCTGTGTCGGGGAGCCTGGCAGAGTGGGGTGTATCGCACAAGATTGTTCCGTTGCAAGCTGACGGTGGGGTGGACATGCCACAAGTGCTCGCTGCCATTGGTCCAAAGACGAAGGCAGTCTTCTTTCAGCGCTCGCGGGGGTATGCGATGCGCCCTGCCCTGTCAGTGCGTACACTTGGCGAATGCTTTGCACAAGTGCGTAAGGTGACTCAAACTGCGGTCATCATGGTCGACAATTGTTACGGTGAGTTTGTTGAGCGGCTTGAGCCGAGTGCCGTCGGGGCACATCTGGTGATGGGCTCCCTCATCAAGAACCCGGGCGCTGGCATCATGACGACAGGGGGATACGTTGTCGGCACCGCAGAAGCTGTGTCGCACGCCGCCGAACAGTTGACTGCGCCTGGCGTTGGCGGCGAGTATGGCCCGACGCACGATTTTTTGAGGTCGCTGTATCAATCCATATTCCTTGCTCCGCACGTTGTCAGTCAGGCACTCAAGGGCTCACTTCTTGCTGCCTACGTTCTCCACAGGCTCGGTCTGACCGTTTCTCCGGGATGGGAAGAAGAGCGCAGTGACCTTATCTTGTCTGTCACTTTCGGTGACCCCAACAAGTTGTTGGCGTTTTGCCGGGCCGTTCAGGGCACGGCGCCCATTGACTCATTTGTCCGTCCGGAAGCGGATGCGATGGCAGGGTATGACGATCCGGTGGTGATGGCAGCTGGGACGTTTGTGCAGGGCGGATCACTCGAACTGTCCGCAGACGCGCCTATGCGCCCTCCGTTTGTCGGTTATCTGCAAGGCGGTTTGACGTACGAACACGTTTATCTGGCGGTACGTCGCATCGCCAAGGAACTTCTGTCGATGTCAGGGAATTAA
- the hflX gene encoding GTPase HflX gives MAKANQENRAQQVVVVIRRHPSEVDERFAERVDELVGLCEAAGGEVSTKVVQTRQTPDAALYIGTGKVEEVRMAVEANDAGVVVFDAELSPGQVRNLESHLPCRVIDRTQLILDIFALRARSREGMLQVEIAQLQYLLPRLTGRGAELSRLGGGIGTRGPGESKLEMDRRRIRERISHLRERLRGFEGRRTVQRNRRARSTPAVALVGYTNAGKTTLLRRWTQDRGSVPVAAGNNRLFDTLDPLARRVKSGATGEIVVLDTVGFVQNLPHLLVDAFRATLEEATVVDLIIHVVDATNTSPEKMATTYKVLEEVEALGRPVITLYNKADLLPEGTSPPPDVRASSSIYASAETGMNMEAFYRLVDEHLGMDTVRLSVSSENGDVDGLWSQLARVGRIVAVGAEESMTVQLDVERRVAERTRQQLLGAYPDLTVHIESRRTNGHVADAPTLGRAAQDSAPPNSAAPDSVAQDSAVQGSAALPETAQEGANYDRP, from the coding sequence GTGGCAAAAGCGAATCAAGAGAATCGGGCACAACAGGTCGTCGTTGTGATACGAAGACACCCTTCTGAAGTGGATGAGCGATTTGCGGAGCGGGTCGACGAATTGGTCGGGCTTTGCGAGGCGGCAGGCGGAGAAGTTTCAACCAAGGTCGTCCAAACCAGGCAGACACCGGATGCGGCGTTGTACATCGGCACTGGGAAAGTAGAAGAGGTTCGGATGGCCGTGGAGGCAAACGATGCGGGCGTCGTTGTTTTTGATGCTGAACTTAGTCCGGGTCAGGTACGAAACCTTGAGTCACACTTGCCGTGTCGAGTAATTGACCGCACGCAGTTGATTCTCGATATCTTTGCTCTTCGTGCACGCTCGCGGGAAGGGATGCTGCAAGTCGAAATCGCACAACTCCAGTATCTTCTGCCAAGGCTTACGGGTCGAGGTGCTGAGTTGTCACGGCTAGGCGGCGGCATTGGTACAAGAGGACCTGGTGAATCGAAACTCGAGATGGACCGCCGTCGCATCCGTGAACGCATCAGTCATCTGCGCGAACGGCTGCGAGGATTCGAGGGTCGACGGACCGTGCAGCGAAACCGCAGAGCGAGATCGACCCCGGCGGTTGCATTAGTCGGCTATACCAACGCTGGCAAGACGACCTTGCTGCGGCGATGGACACAAGACCGTGGTTCCGTACCCGTTGCGGCAGGGAATAACCGGCTGTTTGACACGCTCGATCCGCTCGCGCGCCGCGTCAAATCTGGAGCCACTGGTGAAATCGTGGTTCTCGACACCGTCGGATTTGTGCAAAACCTTCCGCATCTGCTTGTCGATGCCTTCCGTGCGACCTTGGAAGAAGCCACTGTCGTTGATTTAATCATCCACGTCGTCGACGCTACAAACACGTCCCCGGAGAAGATGGCGACGACATACAAGGTTCTTGAAGAAGTCGAAGCCCTGGGCAGACCGGTGATAACGTTGTATAACAAGGCCGATCTGCTGCCGGAAGGGACGAGCCCGCCACCGGACGTCCGTGCGTCGAGCTCCATTTATGCCTCCGCGGAGACAGGTATGAACATGGAGGCGTTCTACCGTTTGGTGGACGAGCACCTGGGCATGGATACGGTCCGGCTCTCTGTGTCGTCTGAGAACGGGGATGTGGACGGACTGTGGAGTCAGTTGGCGCGGGTCGGGCGCATCGTCGCTGTTGGCGCTGAAGAGTCAATGACCGTGCAACTCGACGTGGAGCGCCGCGTTGCCGAACGTACACGTCAGCAGCTACTCGGGGCATATCCAGACTTGACCGTTCACATCGAGAGCAGGCGGACTAATGGGCATGTCGCTGACGCACCGACGCTGGGTCGAGCAGCGCAGGACTCAGCGCCACCGAATTCAGCGGCACCGGATTCAGTTGCACAGGATTCAGCCGTACAGGGGTCAGCAGCGCTGCCTGAAACCGCGCAAGAAGGAGCGAACTATGACAGGCCATAA
- a CDS encoding 50S ribosome-binding GTPase, producing MKRSLVIGNANVGKTLFCLRFAAFLGLRQLRVFVERTDGKTEERLLTVEEAKQLLSGPESHHTRDLQTIALSVPRGKSNRQLLLTDTTGLTDGIHPDTEIRQAMAQTLSALASAHVILHVVDAARLGSEASESGKSSAWKPVDEQLAEYGQGCDSYLILANKMDLPGAKAGYQHLCKRFGKHRVVPVSALYGGGFREVKQHVWRFA from the coding sequence GTGAAACGAAGCCTTGTGATTGGCAACGCAAACGTTGGGAAAACCCTGTTTTGTCTGCGCTTTGCGGCCTTCCTTGGATTGCGGCAACTGCGCGTGTTTGTGGAACGAACAGATGGCAAGACGGAGGAACGGTTGCTCACGGTCGAAGAGGCGAAGCAGTTGCTGTCTGGTCCTGAATCGCACCATACGCGCGATTTGCAGACCATCGCCCTCTCCGTCCCGCGGGGAAAGTCGAATCGTCAGTTGCTGCTCACTGATACGACTGGCCTCACGGACGGGATTCATCCCGACACGGAGATTCGGCAAGCCATGGCTCAAACCTTGTCTGCGCTCGCGTCCGCTCACGTGATTCTACACGTCGTTGATGCGGCACGTCTGGGCAGCGAAGCATCGGAGAGTGGCAAATCCAGTGCGTGGAAACCGGTTGATGAGCAATTGGCTGAGTACGGTCAGGGGTGCGACAGTTACTTGATTCTCGCAAACAAAATGGACCTACCAGGCGCGAAAGCCGGCTACCAGCATCTGTGCAAGCGTTTCGGGAAGCATCGTGTGGTCCCGGTGTCGGCGCTCTACGGCGGCGGCTTCCGGGAGGTGAAACAGCATGTTTGGCGGTTTGCCTGA
- a CDS encoding AAA family ATPase, producing MPVGSKNPVIKNQKENRPPSKTEVGQIVSQYKDGELALAEALRMLAGKPGAPTNAVPPALSKERLQEIFAELDQLIGLKNVKSVVKEIFALLYMQERRRQMHLKVEPVVLHMVFKGNPGTGKTTVARLLAQMFHACGLLEKGHLVEVERADLVGEYIGHTAQKTREMVKKALGGVLFIDEAYSLARGGERDFGRESIDALVKAMEDHRNEFVAIIAGYEREMDWFLATNPGLPSRFPIHLSFPDYSVNELLLIAKQTSTERQYTLSPLAEAKLRSHFERGRNASAAFSNARMVRNVVEKAVRRQAVRLFDISNLTRQSAMSLMPEDFDLKEVSP from the coding sequence ATGCCTGTAGGTTCCAAAAACCCGGTCATTAAGAACCAGAAAGAGAATCGTCCGCCTTCTAAGACGGAGGTCGGCCAGATTGTCAGTCAATATAAAGATGGCGAACTGGCCCTCGCCGAGGCCCTACGGATGCTGGCTGGGAAACCGGGCGCTCCAACGAACGCGGTACCACCTGCACTCAGCAAAGAGCGTTTGCAGGAAATCTTTGCAGAACTCGACCAATTAATTGGACTGAAGAACGTTAAGTCCGTGGTCAAGGAAATCTTTGCACTCCTCTATATGCAGGAACGCAGACGCCAGATGCACTTAAAAGTCGAGCCAGTTGTTCTTCACATGGTGTTTAAAGGGAACCCCGGTACAGGGAAAACGACGGTCGCAAGACTGCTCGCGCAGATGTTTCATGCCTGCGGGCTGCTCGAAAAAGGCCACCTGGTTGAAGTGGAACGCGCCGATCTCGTTGGTGAGTACATCGGCCACACCGCCCAAAAGACCCGGGAGATGGTGAAGAAAGCTCTTGGTGGTGTCCTGTTCATTGACGAAGCGTATTCGCTCGCGCGCGGCGGTGAACGCGACTTCGGCCGTGAGAGCATCGACGCGCTGGTCAAGGCGATGGAAGACCATCGTAATGAATTTGTCGCCATTATTGCGGGCTACGAACGGGAGATGGACTGGTTTTTGGCCACCAACCCAGGACTGCCAAGCCGTTTCCCCATTCACCTGTCGTTCCCCGACTACTCCGTGAACGAACTGCTCCTGATTGCCAAGCAGACCTCAACGGAGCGCCAATACACGCTGAGCCCCTTGGCGGAGGCAAAACTGCGCAGCCACTTTGAACGGGGACGCAACGCATCGGCTGCTTTCAGCAATGCGCGGATGGTTAGGAACGTTGTTGAGAAAGCGGTGCGCCGTCAAGCTGTACGGTTGTTTGATATCAGCAACCTGACGAGACAAAGTGCGATGTCGCTGATGCCTGAGGACTTCGATTTGAAGGAGGTCTCACCGTGA
- a CDS encoding YozQ family protein produces MVYPRNDEDDADLSQALAITHEQVSDVYMAGTSDGITFVDNGVARQRPAKGRQGADKTNQ; encoded by the coding sequence ATGGTTTATCCAAGGAACGATGAGGACGATGCGGATTTGTCCCAGGCCTTGGCGATTACGCACGAACAAGTCAGCGATGTCTACATGGCAGGGACCAGTGACGGTATCACTTTTGTAGACAACGGAGTCGCCCGGCAGCGCCCTGCAAAGGGGCGACAGGGAGCGGATAAAACGAATCAGTAG